The following proteins come from a genomic window of Alosa alosa isolate M-15738 ecotype Scorff River chromosome 2, AALO_Geno_1.1, whole genome shotgun sequence:
- the pdzd3b gene encoding PDZ domain containing 3b isoform X1 — protein MEVTDKFTFNPKEGIDNPAMTEVAESEAVVTPTPRLCILKREESESFAFHLRVERGLLGHVVRQVTPWGVAERNGVKDGDRLLEVNESFLDDAKHTEVARKIHISGTQLCLLLLDGKAYDQAVAQGCDLKALARAQRGEDWDPPRLCHIARDSSQGLGLRILPIEGEKGKFSMSPSSGGPAEKAGVCKGDHLIWLDGATVSELSHSAISKMVKKCDHMTVLVIDSKSEQTYVSRRMPILPSMAVAHNLPHKPRKLHLVQAPEGYGFLLRLEKTPSKHNIHVLREVDPDSPAERAGIQEGEILLEVNEELITNLKHNDVVNRIRQSGQQVTLTIISLQGQDFFTRLGLSPLLFYEDTSAEPSESAELQQTADHCSDPQCAPAGEPPKPRVCVLSKGPSGYGFHLGCVLQKPGTYISQVAAEGPGGKAGLLKGDVVMEVNGTNVEEEYLEDVIVLIKEAGDSLSLLVVEPLGYEKLLQSRNVVTAEQTANGS, from the exons ATGGAAGTGACTGA CAAATTCACCTTCAACCCAAAGGAGGGAATTGACAACCCAGCAATGACTGAAGTGGCTGAGTCAG AGGCTGTTGTAACCCCGACGCCCCGCTTGTGTATTTTGAAACGGGAGGAGAGCGAGAGCTTCGCCTTCCACCTGCGTGTGGAGAGGGGCCTCCTGGGTCACGTGGTCCGGCAGGTGACCCCGTGGGGGGTGGCCGAGCGGAACGGGGTGAAAGATGGGGACCGGCTTCTGGAGGTCAACGAGAGCTTCTTGGATGACGCAAAACATACTGAg GTGGCAAGGAAGATCCACATAAGCGGGACACAGTTGTGTCTCCTGCTGTTGGATGGAAAGGCGTACGATCAGGCCGTGGCTCAGGGCTGTGACCTCAAAGCACTGGCCAGAGCCCAGCGAGGAGAGGACTGGGACCCACCCCGTCTCTGCCACATCGCCAGAGACTCCAGTCAGGGCCTTGGGCTCAGGATTCTCCCCATAGAGG GGGAGAAGGGGAAGTTTTCTATGAGCCCATCCAGTGGGGGTCCGGCTGAAAAGGCAGGCGTGTGCAAGGGTGACCACCTGATTTGGCTGGACGGCGCCACCGTGTCTGAACTCTCTCACTCAGCCATCAGCAAAATG GTGAAGAAATGTGATCATATGACAGTCCTGGTGATTGACAGCAAAAGTGAGCAGACCTACGTGAGTCGCCGGATGCCCATTCTCCCCTCGATGGCCGTCGCTCACAATCTGCCACACAAGCCCCGAAAGTTGCACCTTGTCCAGGCCCCTGAAGGATACGGCTTCCTGCTGAGACTGGAGAAAACGCCCTCCAAACACAACA TACATGTGCTGCGTGAGGTGGACCCTGACAGCCCAGCAGAGCGAGCAGGGATACAGGAAGGGGAGATACTGCTGGAGGTCAATGAGGAACTCATCACAAATTTGAAGCACAATGATGTCGTCAACAGGATACGTCAGAGTGGCCAGCAGGTCACACTGACCATCATTAGCCTACAAGGACAGGATTTCTTTACAAGG CTTGGTCTTTCACCATTACTCTTTTATGAAGACACATCTGCTGAGCCGAGTGAAAGTGCTGAACTCCAACAGACTGCTGACCACTGCAGTGACCCTCAGTGTGCCCCAGCAGGTGAGCCTCCCAAGCCCAGGGTCTGTGTCCTCAGTAAGGGTCCCAGCGGCTATGGCTTCCACTTGGGATGCGTTCTCCAGAAACCGGGAACCTACATCAGTCAG GTAGCGGCAGAGGGACCTGGGGGGAAAGCTGGGCTGCTGAAAGGGGATGTGGTGATGGAGGTGAATGGAACAAACGTGGAGGAGGAGTATCTGGAGGATGTGATTGTGCTTATTAAAGAGGCtggtgattctctctctctgctggtcgTGGAGCCCCTGGGATACGAGAAGCTGCTGCAGAGCAGGAATGTCGTCACAGCCGAACAGACAGCTAATGGCTCTTAA
- the pdzd3b gene encoding PDZ domain containing 3b isoform X2 translates to MEVTDKFTFNPKEGIDNPAMTEVAESEAVVTPTPRLCILKREESESFAFHLRVERGLLGHVVRQVTPWGVAERNGVKDGDRLLEVNESFLDDAKHTEVARKIHISGTQLCLLLLDGKAYDQAVAQGCDLKALARAQRGEDWDPPRLCHIARDSSQGLGLRILPIEGEKGKFSMSPSSGGPAEKAGVCKGDHLIWLDGATVSELSHSAISKMVKKCDHMTVLVIDSKSEQTYVSRRMPILPSMAVAHNLPHKPRKLHLVQAPEGYGFLLRLEKTPSKHNIHVLREVDPDSPAERAGIQEGEILLEVNEELITNLKHNDVVNRIRQSGQQVTLTIISLQGQDFFTRLGLSPLLFYEDTSAEPSESAELQQTADHCSDPQCAPAGSGRGTWGESWAAERGCGDGGEWNKRGGGVSGGCDCAY, encoded by the exons ATGGAAGTGACTGA CAAATTCACCTTCAACCCAAAGGAGGGAATTGACAACCCAGCAATGACTGAAGTGGCTGAGTCAG AGGCTGTTGTAACCCCGACGCCCCGCTTGTGTATTTTGAAACGGGAGGAGAGCGAGAGCTTCGCCTTCCACCTGCGTGTGGAGAGGGGCCTCCTGGGTCACGTGGTCCGGCAGGTGACCCCGTGGGGGGTGGCCGAGCGGAACGGGGTGAAAGATGGGGACCGGCTTCTGGAGGTCAACGAGAGCTTCTTGGATGACGCAAAACATACTGAg GTGGCAAGGAAGATCCACATAAGCGGGACACAGTTGTGTCTCCTGCTGTTGGATGGAAAGGCGTACGATCAGGCCGTGGCTCAGGGCTGTGACCTCAAAGCACTGGCCAGAGCCCAGCGAGGAGAGGACTGGGACCCACCCCGTCTCTGCCACATCGCCAGAGACTCCAGTCAGGGCCTTGGGCTCAGGATTCTCCCCATAGAGG GGGAGAAGGGGAAGTTTTCTATGAGCCCATCCAGTGGGGGTCCGGCTGAAAAGGCAGGCGTGTGCAAGGGTGACCACCTGATTTGGCTGGACGGCGCCACCGTGTCTGAACTCTCTCACTCAGCCATCAGCAAAATG GTGAAGAAATGTGATCATATGACAGTCCTGGTGATTGACAGCAAAAGTGAGCAGACCTACGTGAGTCGCCGGATGCCCATTCTCCCCTCGATGGCCGTCGCTCACAATCTGCCACACAAGCCCCGAAAGTTGCACCTTGTCCAGGCCCCTGAAGGATACGGCTTCCTGCTGAGACTGGAGAAAACGCCCTCCAAACACAACA TACATGTGCTGCGTGAGGTGGACCCTGACAGCCCAGCAGAGCGAGCAGGGATACAGGAAGGGGAGATACTGCTGGAGGTCAATGAGGAACTCATCACAAATTTGAAGCACAATGATGTCGTCAACAGGATACGTCAGAGTGGCCAGCAGGTCACACTGACCATCATTAGCCTACAAGGACAGGATTTCTTTACAAGG CTTGGTCTTTCACCATTACTCTTTTATGAAGACACATCTGCTGAGCCGAGTGAAAGTGCTGAACTCCAACAGACTGCTGACCACTGCAGTGACCCTCAGTGTGCCCCAGCAG GTAGCGGCAGAGGGACCTGGGGGGAAAGCTGGGCTGCTGAAAGGGGATGTGGTGATGGAGGTGAATGGAACAAACGTGGAGGAGGAGTATCTGGAGGATGTGATTGTGCTTATTAA